The genome window TCTGTCAAAGTAAAAGTATTCATCAATATACTGAGTGTTTTGGATACGAAATGGATATTTGTGATGAATGCAATCATATCTTCACAAATCCATTTCCATCGTATGAAGCTTTAGATTATTATTATAATAGTGATCTGAAGGATTTTGAAAACAAATTCTTTATGGATTCCTTTGAAAATAGAATTCCTATTTTTGATCGAAGAATTTTAGAAATTGAAAAATACTTGGGACGAGATTCTCAATTGCTTGATGTTGGATCAGCGATTGGAATTTTTATCGAGGCTTTATTTAGAAAAAATAATCCATTCAAAGTTACTGCTTGTGATCTGAATCAAAAAGCCTGCCTGTATTTGCAAGATACCTACAAAGGTCTTGAAGTACTAAACGAAAATATATACTCACTTTCAAAACCAGATTCATATTTTGATGGTATCAGTTTATGGGACACGGTAGAGCATTTAACGGATCCAGACAGGTTTTTGATTAAAATAAAAGACCTCTTAAAGCCTGGTGGGTATTTCTTTTTTAGCACTCCAAATACTTTTAGTTTTGAATGGGGTGTAATGGAAACTGATCATGTTCAGTTATTACCTCCTGGACATGTAAATTTATATAATTCCAAAAATATAAAAATAATTTTGGAAAAAACTGGATTCCAGGTAGTAGATATCCAAACTCTAAACGCAAGTTTGGATATTAGCTATATTTTGAAAAATTATATTAAAGATAGCTATTCACCTTTAGAAAAATTTATTCTAAATCGATTGAAGGATGATAGTATTTTTTTCGAAAGCTTTAATGACTATCTAGTTCAGACAAAAAGTGCAGGCAACATGCTGGTCATTGCAAGAAAGGAATAATTTATGGATTATGTTTTTAAAAAAGATGAAACAGGTATTCAATTTATAGGAAATTTCAATCAACTCTATTTAGATGATGAAGATCCTTGGAATCAGTCTGAATCAGAGTCTGATCAAGAAATGAGTCTCTACTATAAGAATGCAAGAAGGACTTTAGTCGATACCCTCAAAGTAGTAATTGATCAATATGGAATTAAGAAGGCCGAAGTTGCAGAATTTGGCTGTGGCTTAGGGTATGTCACTTCTCAATTAAAGGCTCAATTGCCAGAACTGAATTTTACAGGACTAGATATTTCGGCTGAGGCCATTCGGAAAGCGAAAATATTAAATGGATCGAATATTCAGTTTATAGAGAGCAATTTAAGTATTTATGACGAGAAACTTAAAGAGAAATTTAATATTATTTTGGTCGTGAACATGTTGTGGTATATTCTTGAGGATCTAGACAAAGTTTTAGATAATGTTTTAAAATATTTTAATCCATCTGGAAATAATATTTTCATTCTTCAAAATGCATTTTTTAAGACAGAACAAATGTATGGTAAGGATATTATAAATGGATTTAAAGGTGCTGAAGAATATTTTAAGAATGCTTTGTCGAAGAATGTCGAGATTGATTTTTACCATTCTTCTTTTAAAGAAGGCAAAAGTTGGACGCATCACGATGGAATTCTCGCTTTTGGTATTAAGTGAATAATACTGTAAATTACATTTACAACTTGATAAAATGATTTTAGAACAAATCAATCAAATTAAAGTTAGAGGACTTTGAACTATGAATTCAAAAATCAAGAAATTGATTCGATTGATAATTCTATCTCCGCTATATTTTTTATCATTAATATTTATTCTAATAACCAGATTTTTGAAGCCTTGGATTGTGATTCGCTTTGGTTCGCTTAATAGTGAAATCATTGGAGGTTTTGTTCCAAAATTAGATATCTATTTTTCAGAATTAAGAATAGGAATAAATGCAACAAAAGCTAAAAATTTTAATATATGGTTTTTTGATAAGATAATTTCAAACTCGCAAATTGCAAAAATGGTAAAACGATCTGTTTTTACCTTGCCATATTGGTTAGCAAGACCATTGCTTTTTTGTAATGAATTAATACCTAGGGGATCAGATCATATAATACCGAAGCATAATTCTAGAGATGTAAATAGTGTATTTGATCGATTTCCTCCATATTTTAAATTTTTAGAAGAAGAAGAGAAAAAAGGGGAACTGGAACTTAAACGATTAGGAATTCCTCAGGATTCTAAATTTGTATGTATACTTGCAAGAGATAGTGCATATAAGCAACAAATTGATAGCAATAAAGATTGGAGCTATCACAACTTTCGCAATACTGATGTTAAGAAATATATGTTAACAGCAGAAGAACTATCTAAACGAGGTTATTACGTTCTGAGAATGGGTAAGTTCGTTGCCGACAAGTTCGACTCGAACGACCCGAAAATTATCGATTACGCAAGCAGCAATTTTAGAAGTGATTTCATGGATGTTTATTTGGGAGCAAAATGTGAATTTGCAATTTCCATGGGATCTGGATGGGATACAATTCCATTTATTTTTAGGAAACCTATTATTTTTGTAAATTTCATTCCAGTAGGTTATTTATGGACTTTTTCGGATAAATATCTAACTATCGTTAAGCATCATATAGATAAAGATGGGAATCCAATATCACTTAAAAATTTATTTGAAAATGAAATCGCATATTTTATGTATTCTCAACAATTCGAGGATTTGGGTATTCGAGTTATCGAGAATACCCCAGAAGAAATTTTGTCAGTTGTAATTGAATTTCTTAAAAGAAAGGAAGGTTCTTTAGAAATTGATGAAAAGGATGAATTGCTTCAAGAAAAATTTTGGGGAATATTCAATCAGTATGTAAAAAATAAGTTTCCGAGTGGAAACATCCACGGAGAAAACAAGGCTCGCTTTGGTATGGATTTCCTGCGGAATAACCCAGCTTGGCTTGATTGATTCGAAATATTATCTGAATTTTGTAATTTCGAAAAAATGAATAAAGTATTTATCACAGGGGGAAGCGGTTTACTCGGAAGATATCTTTGTAATTTTTTGATTAAAAAAAAATATACAGTCTTCGCGTTAAGAAATACACATGGCATTGATTTAAAAGGTGTCAATGAATTTGAAATTGATCTAAACAATGTAGATAAAGTTCATGAGATGTTTTCAAATATTAATCCTGATACAACAATTCACTGTGCTGGTTATACGAATGTTGACGAATGTGAAAATCACGAAAAAAGAGCATTCTTCCTTCACAAAGAATTTCCTGCGAATCTTGCCAATCTATGTTCAAATAGTAATTCTAAATTTATATATTTGTCTACCGATCAACTTTGGAATGGAACTACGAGCTTCGCTCGGGAGGATCAGAAGACCGATCCCATAAATATTTATGCTAAGAGTAAATCTGAAGGTGAAGAAGCTGTTCTTAAAGTTAATGACAATTCTTTGATTATTAGAACTAATTTCTTTGGCAAAGGTTCAGTTTGGAGACAATCCTTTTCCGATTGGATTATCCATAAATTAATCAATAAAGAAATAATTAATGCTTTCCAAGATGTGTATTTTACGCCAATTTCTTTATACTATCTATCCAAATATATTCATGAATTAATTGTAAAAGATGCAACAGGAATTTATCATTTAGCTGGAAGCGAAAGAATATCAAAATACAATTTTGCTTTAAAACTTGCAGAATATCTTCAGCTACCTTCTAGGAACATAAATCCTATTTCCATTAATGATTCTGGATTATTAGCACCTAGAGCATTGGATATGAGCTTAAGCACAGAAAAGATTAATATTTTTTTAAAAACGAAAATGCCAGATATTAATGCAAGTTTTTCTACAATAAATAAATAAAGGACAATTCTATGTTAAATAATTTTCAGTTTACTTATAAGATAAATGGTTTTTACAATTATGAATTTTCCCTGAATTTCATAACTTTTTTTGAATTTTTCTATTCGCATAAGTTTTTCAATAAATTA of Leptospira sp. GIMC2001 contains these proteins:
- a CDS encoding class I SAM-dependent methyltransferase; this encodes MKKVLFDEIHTLEKQKFLKEKMQQVSNEIHSKFTKLEKVNNCPVCQSKSIHQYTECFGYEMDICDECNHIFTNPFPSYEALDYYYNSDLKDFENKFFMDSFENRIPIFDRRILEIEKYLGRDSQLLDVGSAIGIFIEALFRKNNPFKVTACDLNQKACLYLQDTYKGLEVLNENIYSLSKPDSYFDGISLWDTVEHLTDPDRFLIKIKDLLKPGGYFFFSTPNTFSFEWGVMETDHVQLLPPGHVNLYNSKNIKIILEKTGFQVVDIQTLNASLDISYILKNYIKDSYSPLEKFILNRLKDDSIFFESFNDYLVQTKSAGNMLVIARKE
- a CDS encoding class I SAM-dependent methyltransferase — translated: MDYVFKKDETGIQFIGNFNQLYLDDEDPWNQSESESDQEMSLYYKNARRTLVDTLKVVIDQYGIKKAEVAEFGCGLGYVTSQLKAQLPELNFTGLDISAEAIRKAKILNGSNIQFIESNLSIYDEKLKEKFNIILVVNMLWYILEDLDKVLDNVLKYFNPSGNNIFILQNAFFKTEQMYGKDIINGFKGAEEYFKNALSKNVEIDFYHSSFKEGKSWTHHDGILAFGIK
- a CDS encoding TIGR04372 family glycosyltransferase; protein product: MNSKIKKLIRLIILSPLYFLSLIFILITRFLKPWIVIRFGSLNSEIIGGFVPKLDIYFSELRIGINATKAKNFNIWFFDKIISNSQIAKMVKRSVFTLPYWLARPLLFCNELIPRGSDHIIPKHNSRDVNSVFDRFPPYFKFLEEEEKKGELELKRLGIPQDSKFVCILARDSAYKQQIDSNKDWSYHNFRNTDVKKYMLTAEELSKRGYYVLRMGKFVADKFDSNDPKIIDYASSNFRSDFMDVYLGAKCEFAISMGSGWDTIPFIFRKPIIFVNFIPVGYLWTFSDKYLTIVKHHIDKDGNPISLKNLFENEIAYFMYSQQFEDLGIRVIENTPEEILSVVIEFLKRKEGSLEIDEKDELLQEKFWGIFNQYVKNKFPSGNIHGENKARFGMDFLRNNPAWLD
- a CDS encoding dTDP-4-dehydrorhamnose reductase family protein, with product MNKVFITGGSGLLGRYLCNFLIKKKYTVFALRNTHGIDLKGVNEFEIDLNNVDKVHEMFSNINPDTTIHCAGYTNVDECENHEKRAFFLHKEFPANLANLCSNSNSKFIYLSTDQLWNGTTSFAREDQKTDPINIYAKSKSEGEEAVLKVNDNSLIIRTNFFGKGSVWRQSFSDWIIHKLINKEIINAFQDVYFTPISLYYLSKYIHELIVKDATGIYHLAGSERISKYNFALKLAEYLQLPSRNINPISINDSGLLAPRALDMSLSTEKINIFLKTKMPDINASFSTINK